One segment of Calliopsis andreniformis isolate RMS-2024a chromosome 1, iyCalAndr_principal, whole genome shotgun sequence DNA contains the following:
- the LOC143178107 gene encoding uncharacterized protein LOC143178107 isoform X1, whose translation MEQSADTFAWTHKLECPPTICNDSVKKILHTGLVGILFDNLANIIYTVQETKTVRKNILLHQLKQKAPTRIVQCMQNIVQLKLDDADLNNQISKLEDEYEQLDYIVREKAQKLKNTQSKRSKIKARTDLLKMKYDQTATQLRDCNDMGLVCQHLMPSTCKYLDPDMLQEMLTVVTSLWTGANKRQVWDTLMTNLDDIEVPTLWNHIYQNMKNFDELMKSETTHSLDTDKKNVNVGIAKLYAQHISMVLKRLVHSAAANNYQKSILEFIQKIEIASNNSTDVSEWLALALGVRRLESEQKHLQKEIDKIREDLYENNTLTLDIAQLASEIQNIDTEIKTYIQDIQLSLSLLKSMPTFIVKTKEKIYAELQKIKAIRYDNYDTTWLKHDLTTELEIFHDTLDINALRKIILKGDVGIYRHTKCCFSEASVSVTNFQSTNIMSYYPMVQTPIYSLIECYKNLVLTFLYKRFESLDVEERNTFQMPMLTYKEDTSNIIDLLNLSKAINLKTNTEIEEFNEILNAWVHQTVQKVMEIIEKSVDDTTFPDWIKRYTLMLYTLKNSK comes from the exons ATGGAACAGTCTGCAGATACATTTGCATGGACTCATAAATTGGAGTGTCCACCTACAATATGCAATGATTCAGTTAAAAAAAT ATTGCATACAGGACTTGTTGGAATTTTGTTTGATAACTTAGCAAATATTATATATACTGTACAGGAAACAAAAACAGTACGAAAAAACATTTTACTGCATCAATTGAAACAGAAGGCACCTACACGTATTGTTCAGTGTATGCAAAATATAGTACAATTAAAATTAGATGATGCTGatttaaataatcaaatatctaAATTGGAGGATGAATATGAGCAATTAGATTATATTGTTAGGGAAAAAG cacaaaaattaaaaaacacaCAGTCTAAACGATCAAAAATAAAGGCAAGAACAGACTTACTTAAAATGAAATATGATCAAACTGCTACACAATTACGTGATTGCAATGACATGGGATTAGTTTGTCAACATTTAATGCCAAGTACTTGTAAATATCTAGATCCTGACATGCTGCAGGAAATGCTGACTGTGGTAACAAGTCTTTGGACTGGGGCAAATAAAAGACAG GTATGGGACACATTAATGACTAATCTTGATGATATTGAAGTACCTACATTATGGAATCATATTtatcaaaatatgaaaaattttgATGAGTTAATGAAATCAGAGACTACACATTCATTGGACAcagataaaaaaaatgtaaatgtTGGTATCGCTAAACTATATGCACAGCATATTTCTATGGTCTTGAAACGTTTAGTACACAGTGCAGCAGCTAATAATTATCAAAAAAGTATCCTGGAATttatacagaagattgag ATAGCTTCAAATAATTCTACTGACGTTAGTGAGTGGTTAGCATTAGCGTTGGGGGTTCGAAGACTAGAAAGCGAACAAAAACATTTACAAAAAGAAATAGACAAAATTCGAGAAGATTTATATGAAAATAATACATTAACACTTGATATAGCTCAACTGGCTtcagaaatacaaaatatagatACTGAAATT AAAACATACATTCAAGATATACAGCTGTCATTAAGCCTATTGAAATCTATGCCAACGTTTATAGTGAAAACGAAAGAAAAGATATATGCAgaattacaaaaaataaaaGCAATTCGGTATGATAATTATGACACTACTTGGTTGAAACATGATTTAACTACTGAATTAGAAATATTCCATGATACATTAGACATTAATGCCTTAAGGAAAATTATATTAAAGGGAGATGTTGGGATATATAG GCACACAAAATGTTGCTTTAGTGAAGCTTCCGTATCAGTTACAAATTTTCAGTCTACAAATATTATGTCTTACTACCCAAtggttcaaacaccaatatattCATTGATAGAATGTTACAAAAATTTAGTTCTAACGTTTCTTTATAAAAGATTTGAATCCTTAGATGTTGAAGAAAGAAATACATTTCAGATGCCTATGTTAACATATAAAGAAGATACTAGTAATATAATTGACTTGTTGAATTTATCAAAAGCAATTAATTTAAAGACAAATACAGAAATTGAAGAATTTAACGAAATATTAAATGCTTG GGTGCATCAGACAGTTCAAAAAGTAATGGAAATTATTGAGAAATCTGTAGATGATACTACGTTCCCAGATTGGATTAAACGTTACACTTTAATGCTATATACATTAAAAAACTCTAAATAG
- the LOC143178107 gene encoding uncharacterized protein LOC143178107 isoform X2, translating to MQNIVQLKLDDADLNNQISKLEDEYEQLDYIVREKAQKLKNTQSKRSKIKARTDLLKMKYDQTATQLRDCNDMGLVCQHLMPSTCKYLDPDMLQEMLTVVTSLWTGANKRQVWDTLMTNLDDIEVPTLWNHIYQNMKNFDELMKSETTHSLDTDKKNVNVGIAKLYAQHISMVLKRLVHSAAANNYQKSILEFIQKIEIASNNSTDVSEWLALALGVRRLESEQKHLQKEIDKIREDLYENNTLTLDIAQLASEIQNIDTEIKTYIQDIQLSLSLLKSMPTFIVKTKEKIYAELQKIKAIRYDNYDTTWLKHDLTTELEIFHDTLDINALRKIILKGDVGIYRHTKCCFSEASVSVTNFQSTNIMSYYPMVQTPIYSLIECYKNLVLTFLYKRFESLDVEERNTFQMPMLTYKEDTSNIIDLLNLSKAINLKTNTEIEEFNEILNAWVHQTVQKVMEIIEKSVDDTTFPDWIKRYTLMLYTLKNSK from the exons ATGCAAAATATAGTACAATTAAAATTAGATGATGCTGatttaaataatcaaatatctaAATTGGAGGATGAATATGAGCAATTAGATTATATTGTTAGGGAAAAAG cacaaaaattaaaaaacacaCAGTCTAAACGATCAAAAATAAAGGCAAGAACAGACTTACTTAAAATGAAATATGATCAAACTGCTACACAATTACGTGATTGCAATGACATGGGATTAGTTTGTCAACATTTAATGCCAAGTACTTGTAAATATCTAGATCCTGACATGCTGCAGGAAATGCTGACTGTGGTAACAAGTCTTTGGACTGGGGCAAATAAAAGACAG GTATGGGACACATTAATGACTAATCTTGATGATATTGAAGTACCTACATTATGGAATCATATTtatcaaaatatgaaaaattttgATGAGTTAATGAAATCAGAGACTACACATTCATTGGACAcagataaaaaaaatgtaaatgtTGGTATCGCTAAACTATATGCACAGCATATTTCTATGGTCTTGAAACGTTTAGTACACAGTGCAGCAGCTAATAATTATCAAAAAAGTATCCTGGAATttatacagaagattgag ATAGCTTCAAATAATTCTACTGACGTTAGTGAGTGGTTAGCATTAGCGTTGGGGGTTCGAAGACTAGAAAGCGAACAAAAACATTTACAAAAAGAAATAGACAAAATTCGAGAAGATTTATATGAAAATAATACATTAACACTTGATATAGCTCAACTGGCTtcagaaatacaaaatatagatACTGAAATT AAAACATACATTCAAGATATACAGCTGTCATTAAGCCTATTGAAATCTATGCCAACGTTTATAGTGAAAACGAAAGAAAAGATATATGCAgaattacaaaaaataaaaGCAATTCGGTATGATAATTATGACACTACTTGGTTGAAACATGATTTAACTACTGAATTAGAAATATTCCATGATACATTAGACATTAATGCCTTAAGGAAAATTATATTAAAGGGAGATGTTGGGATATATAG GCACACAAAATGTTGCTTTAGTGAAGCTTCCGTATCAGTTACAAATTTTCAGTCTACAAATATTATGTCTTACTACCCAAtggttcaaacaccaatatattCATTGATAGAATGTTACAAAAATTTAGTTCTAACGTTTCTTTATAAAAGATTTGAATCCTTAGATGTTGAAGAAAGAAATACATTTCAGATGCCTATGTTAACATATAAAGAAGATACTAGTAATATAATTGACTTGTTGAATTTATCAAAAGCAATTAATTTAAAGACAAATACAGAAATTGAAGAATTTAACGAAATATTAAATGCTTG GGTGCATCAGACAGTTCAAAAAGTAATGGAAATTATTGAGAAATCTGTAGATGATACTACGTTCCCAGATTGGATTAAACGTTACACTTTAATGCTATATACATTAAAAAACTCTAAATAG
- the Mcm3 gene encoding minichromosome maintenance 3 isoform X2 — protein sequence MDAIDRDQRLEEIQRQYLDFLDDMEDQGIYTNAVKTMIEENKYRLLVNVNDLRRKNPVRALSLLNNSFEEHHAFENALKQFVASIDTEYAKETIDLFIGFEGSFGNKHVTPRTLTSRFLSNLVCVEGIVTKCSLVRPKVVRSVHYCSTTKTVIERGYTDLTSFEAFPQSAVYPTTDEDGNPLETEFGLSTYKDHQTLTIQEMPEKAPTGQLPRSIDVVCDNDLVDMCKPGDRVQIVGSFRCLPGKQGGYTTGTFRTILIANNVMQLSKEANLSISHDDVAMCKKLAKTNSCKNIFELLSKSLAPTIHGHEYVKKAILCLLLGGVEKVLPNGTRLRGDVNVLLIGDPSVAKSQLLRYVLCTAPRAIPTTGRGSSGVGLTAAVTVDNETGERRLEAGAMVLADRGIICIDEFDKMSDIDRTAIHEVMEQGKVTIAKAGIHASLNARCSVLAAANPVYGRYDQYKTPMENIGLQDSLLSRFDLLFVMLDIVDSEQDQIISDHVVRMHRYRSPTEQDGEALPLGSKIDILTTKNPDQIISDAMETQVYQKYDPLLHGKSRSRSDQILTISFMRKYIHIARCMKPKLTEEASEVIATEYSKLRSEEAVESDVARTQPVTARTLETLIRLSTAHAKARLSKNVTAEDAQAAIELVQFAYFKRVLEKEKKKRRRHDSEESVHGDEQSEQKKRPKRTSKSGDQDPYDFESEDDTPATITEERLKVFRTLLHKLFQQQRAQSLSLSRVREYINSEQSQEFTSGEITAAINKMSDANQIMAADDNIFLM from the exons ATGGATGCAATTGATAGAGATCAAAGGCTTGAAGAAATACAAAGACAATACCTAGATTTCCTAGATGATATG gAGGATCAAGGAATATATACTAATGCTGTTAAAACTATGATAGAAGAGAATAAATACAGATTACTTGTTAATGTTAATGATTTACGACGTAAAAATCCTGTTCGTGCATTAAG TCTTCTAAACAATTCTTTCGAAGAGCATCATGCTTTTGAGAATGCATTGAAGCAGTTTGTTGCAAGTATTGATACAGAGTATGCGAAAGAAACTATAGATCTTTTCATAGGCTTTGAAGGAAGCTTTGGAAATAAACATGTTACACCAAGAACACTTACATCCCGTTTTTTAAGTAATCTAGTATGTGTGGAAGGTATTGTTACAAAAT GCTCTTTGGTAAGGCCAAAGGTTGTAAGAAGTGTTCATTATTGTAGTACAACAAAGACAGTTATAGAAAGAGGTTACACTGATTTAACTTCATTTGAAGCATTTCCACAATCTGCTGTCTATCCAACTACA gatgaggatggCAACCCTTTAGAAACAGAATTTGGTCTTTCTACATATAAAGATCATCAAACACTCACTATACAAGAAATGCCTGAAAAAGCACCAACTGGTCAGTTACCAAGAAGTATTGATGTTGTATGTGACAATGATTTGGTAGATATGTGTAAGCCAGGAGACAGAGTTCAGATTGTTGGTAGTTTTAGATGTTTGCCTGGCAAGCAAGGAGGATATACAACAGGCACTTTCAG AACAATTTTAATTGCTAATAATGTTATGCAGCTAAGTAAAGAAGCTAATCTGTCCATTTCACATGATGATGTAGCTATGTGTAAAAAACTTGCAAAAACTAATtcatgtaaaaatatttttgaattacTCAGTAAATCACTGGCACCTACTATACACGGACATGAATATGTTAAAAAAGCAATTTTGTGTTTGCTACTTGGAGGTGTTGAGAAAGTATTACCTAATGGTACAAGATTGAGAGG AGATGTTAATGTTTTACTCATTGGTGATCCATCTGTTGCAAAATCACAACTTCTACGTTATGTTTTGTGTACTGCACCAAGAGCAATACCAACTACTGGAAGAGGATCTTCTGGTGTAGGTTTAACAGCTGCTGTAACTGTAGATAATGAGACAGGGGAACGCAGACTTGAAGCTGGTGCTATGGTATTGGCAGATCGAGGAATTATTTGCATCGACGAATTCGATAAAATGTCAGACATTGATAGAACCGCCATACATGAAGTGATGGAACAAGGAAAAGTAACAATAGCCAAAGCTGGAATACATGCTAGCTTAAATGCACGATGCTCGGTTCTAGCAGCTGCAAACCCAGTTTATGGAAGA TATGATCAATACAAAACGCCAATGGAAAATATTGGTCTTCAAGATTCGTTACTTTCACGTTTCGATTTGTTATTTGTTATGTTGGATATAGTGGATTCCGAACAAGATCAAATAATCAGTGATCATGTTGTGAGAATGCACAGATATAGGAGTCCAACTGAACAAGATGGAGAAGCATTGCCCTTAGGCAGTAAAATAGATATATTAACTACAAAAAATCCGGATCAAATTATTTCTGACGCTATGGAGACTCAAGTTTATCAAAAATATGATCCCTTATTACACGGCAAATCTCGTTCAAGAAGTGATCAGATTCTTACTATAAGTTTTATGAGAAAATACATCCACATAGCTCGTTGTATGAAACCAAAACTCACGGAAGAAGCTAGCGAGGTAATTGCTACTGAATACTCTAAATTACGATCAGAAGAAGCAGTGGAATCTGATGTAGCAAGGACCCAGCCTGTAACAGCTCGTACTTTGGAAACACTGATTCGTTTGTCTACTGCACACGCAAAGGCTCGTCTCTCAAAGAATGTTACTGCTGAAGATGCACAGGCAGCGATAGAATTGGTACAATTCGCCTATTTCAAGAGAGTGTTggaaaaggaaaagaagaaacGAAGACGGCATGATAGCGAGGAAAGTGTGCATGGAGATGAACAATCTGAGCAGAAGAAACGCCCGAAAAGGACTTCAAAATCAGGAGATCAAGATCCTTATGACTTCGAAAGTGAAGATGATA CTCCAGCAACTATTACTGAGGAGAG GTTGAAAGTCTTTAGAACGTTATTGCACAAATTGTTTCAACAACAGAGAGCACAGTCACTTTCATTATCAAGAGTTCGCGAATACATTAACAGTGAACAGTCTCAAGAATTTACATCAGGTGAAATTACCGCTGCAATTAATAAAATGTCAGATGCTAATCAAATAATGGCTGCCGACGATAATATCTTTCTTATGTAA
- the Mcm3 gene encoding minichromosome maintenance 3 isoform X1 yields the protein MDAIDRDQRLEEIQRQYLDFLDDMEDQGIYTNAVKTMIEENKYRLLVNVNDLRRKNPVRALSLLNNSFEEHHAFENALKQFVASIDTEYAKETIDLFIGFEGSFGNKHVTPRTLTSRFLSNLVCVEGIVTKCSLVRPKVVRSVHYCSTTKTVIERGYTDLTSFEAFPQSAVYPTTDEDGNPLETEFGLSTYKDHQTLTIQEMPEKAPTGQLPRSIDVVCDNDLVDMCKPGDRVQIVGSFRCLPGKQGGYTTGTFRTILIANNVMQLSKEANLSISHDDVAMCKKLAKTNSCKNIFELLSKSLAPTIHGHEYVKKAILCLLLGGVEKVLPNGTRLRGDVNVLLIGDPSVAKSQLLRYVLCTAPRAIPTTGRGSSGVGLTAAVTVDNETGERRLEAGAMVLADRGIICIDEFDKMSDIDRTAIHEVMEQGKVTIAKAGIHASLNARCSVLAAANPVYGRYDQYKTPMENIGLQDSLLSRFDLLFVMLDIVDSEQDQIISDHVVRMHRYRSPTEQDGEALPLGSKIDILTTKNPDQIISDAMETQVYQKYDPLLHGKSRSRSDQILTISFMRKYIHIARCMKPKLTEEASEVIATEYSKLRSEEAVESDVARTQPVTARTLETLIRLSTAHAKARLSKNVTAEDAQAAIELVQFAYFKRVLEKEKKKRRRHDSEESVHGDEQSEQKKRPKRTSKSGDQDPYDFESEDDSHIDEAAKRVTRSHAKASDSSSPGRSGKPSQDSDQTVVPEAPATITEERLKVFRTLLHKLFQQQRAQSLSLSRVREYINSEQSQEFTSGEITAAINKMSDANQIMAADDNIFLM from the exons ATGGATGCAATTGATAGAGATCAAAGGCTTGAAGAAATACAAAGACAATACCTAGATTTCCTAGATGATATG gAGGATCAAGGAATATATACTAATGCTGTTAAAACTATGATAGAAGAGAATAAATACAGATTACTTGTTAATGTTAATGATTTACGACGTAAAAATCCTGTTCGTGCATTAAG TCTTCTAAACAATTCTTTCGAAGAGCATCATGCTTTTGAGAATGCATTGAAGCAGTTTGTTGCAAGTATTGATACAGAGTATGCGAAAGAAACTATAGATCTTTTCATAGGCTTTGAAGGAAGCTTTGGAAATAAACATGTTACACCAAGAACACTTACATCCCGTTTTTTAAGTAATCTAGTATGTGTGGAAGGTATTGTTACAAAAT GCTCTTTGGTAAGGCCAAAGGTTGTAAGAAGTGTTCATTATTGTAGTACAACAAAGACAGTTATAGAAAGAGGTTACACTGATTTAACTTCATTTGAAGCATTTCCACAATCTGCTGTCTATCCAACTACA gatgaggatggCAACCCTTTAGAAACAGAATTTGGTCTTTCTACATATAAAGATCATCAAACACTCACTATACAAGAAATGCCTGAAAAAGCACCAACTGGTCAGTTACCAAGAAGTATTGATGTTGTATGTGACAATGATTTGGTAGATATGTGTAAGCCAGGAGACAGAGTTCAGATTGTTGGTAGTTTTAGATGTTTGCCTGGCAAGCAAGGAGGATATACAACAGGCACTTTCAG AACAATTTTAATTGCTAATAATGTTATGCAGCTAAGTAAAGAAGCTAATCTGTCCATTTCACATGATGATGTAGCTATGTGTAAAAAACTTGCAAAAACTAATtcatgtaaaaatatttttgaattacTCAGTAAATCACTGGCACCTACTATACACGGACATGAATATGTTAAAAAAGCAATTTTGTGTTTGCTACTTGGAGGTGTTGAGAAAGTATTACCTAATGGTACAAGATTGAGAGG AGATGTTAATGTTTTACTCATTGGTGATCCATCTGTTGCAAAATCACAACTTCTACGTTATGTTTTGTGTACTGCACCAAGAGCAATACCAACTACTGGAAGAGGATCTTCTGGTGTAGGTTTAACAGCTGCTGTAACTGTAGATAATGAGACAGGGGAACGCAGACTTGAAGCTGGTGCTATGGTATTGGCAGATCGAGGAATTATTTGCATCGACGAATTCGATAAAATGTCAGACATTGATAGAACCGCCATACATGAAGTGATGGAACAAGGAAAAGTAACAATAGCCAAAGCTGGAATACATGCTAGCTTAAATGCACGATGCTCGGTTCTAGCAGCTGCAAACCCAGTTTATGGAAGA TATGATCAATACAAAACGCCAATGGAAAATATTGGTCTTCAAGATTCGTTACTTTCACGTTTCGATTTGTTATTTGTTATGTTGGATATAGTGGATTCCGAACAAGATCAAATAATCAGTGATCATGTTGTGAGAATGCACAGATATAGGAGTCCAACTGAACAAGATGGAGAAGCATTGCCCTTAGGCAGTAAAATAGATATATTAACTACAAAAAATCCGGATCAAATTATTTCTGACGCTATGGAGACTCAAGTTTATCAAAAATATGATCCCTTATTACACGGCAAATCTCGTTCAAGAAGTGATCAGATTCTTACTATAAGTTTTATGAGAAAATACATCCACATAGCTCGTTGTATGAAACCAAAACTCACGGAAGAAGCTAGCGAGGTAATTGCTACTGAATACTCTAAATTACGATCAGAAGAAGCAGTGGAATCTGATGTAGCAAGGACCCAGCCTGTAACAGCTCGTACTTTGGAAACACTGATTCGTTTGTCTACTGCACACGCAAAGGCTCGTCTCTCAAAGAATGTTACTGCTGAAGATGCACAGGCAGCGATAGAATTGGTACAATTCGCCTATTTCAAGAGAGTGTTggaaaaggaaaagaagaaacGAAGACGGCATGATAGCGAGGAAAGTGTGCATGGAGATGAACAATCTGAGCAGAAGAAACGCCCGAAAAGGACTTCAAAATCAGGAGATCAAGATCCTTATGACTTCGAAAGTGAAGATGATAGTCATATTGATGAAGCTGCTAAAAGAGTCACTAGATCACATGCGAAAGCAAGCGATTCTAGTTCACCAGGTCGTTCTGGTAAACCATCACAAGATTCTGATCAAACTGTTGTACCGGAAGCTCCAGCAACTATTACTGAGGAGAG GTTGAAAGTCTTTAGAACGTTATTGCACAAATTGTTTCAACAACAGAGAGCACAGTCACTTTCATTATCAAGAGTTCGCGAATACATTAACAGTGAACAGTCTCAAGAATTTACATCAGGTGAAATTACCGCTGCAATTAATAAAATGTCAGATGCTAATCAAATAATGGCTGCCGACGATAATATCTTTCTTATGTAA